In Phaseolus vulgaris cultivar G19833 chromosome 10, P. vulgaris v2.0, whole genome shotgun sequence, a single genomic region encodes these proteins:
- the LOC137815881 gene encoding interactor of constitutive active ROPs 4-like, with protein sequence MSGKDRRLALLELAKHRGAKGTGFSSSTTEPIAAPPLSVAPAEGPEQGRKRKRLVKDSTSLAAAAASTEEESSGSPLVHRQRKMPVVEGASSLQPGEIEVVEVEEGSPPPPSTQPASEPTCLPSPCQQLPPTSQLPSSPPAGQSPGPSAHPAGGASAQPGGPPPPLPISTATAECALEKRVKELEHDKESLRSDFEAAQGSVELMRGMVEKARREYLAQVQETIKTEILMGQTVSSLDCAVVELRAETSSLRQLNTQLVGELESTKEAAAAGEKKLEEVAGKLSEAEGQLAEAASSLAGLTTERDAAEASKQKLEAEKADLMNETYHEWLRMMRSRSSEGSTPGISPIDAKIKLQCWKDVVGGKSRGRVYDTRDWAANFCHSASSLTQTSVLASSIDHDN encoded by the exons ATGTCGGGGAAAGACAGGAGGCTAgccttgctggagcttgccaaacaTCGGGGAGCCAAGGGAACTGGCTTCTCTTCTTCTACCACTGAGCCCATCGCAGCCccccctctctcggtcgcgccagctgaaggccccgagcaagggagGAAAAGAAAGAGACTGGTGAAGGAttctacttcacttgctgctgctgctgcctcaactgaagaggaaagctctggctctcctcttgtacACCGCCAGAGGAAAATGCCAGTGGTCGAGGGGgcttcgtctctccagcctggggagatcgaggtggtggaggtagaggaaggttcaccccctCCTCCCTCTACTCAACCTGCCTCAGAGCCCACATGCCTTCCTTCTCCAtgccagcagttgcctccaacttctcaactgccatcttcccccccagcaggccaatcacctggtccatctgctcatcctgctgggggtGCTTCTGCTCAACCTGGgggtccaccaccaccactgccaatctctaccgccactgctgaatgtg ccctggagaagagggtgaaggagcttgagcacgacaaggagtcactgcgaagtgacttcgaagctgctcaAGGGTCTGTAgagctgatgcggggcatggtggagaaagctaggagggagtacctggcgcaggtccaagagaccatcaagacggagatcttgatggggcagactgtgAGCTCTCTGGACTGCGCAGTGGTGGAGCTacgggccgagacctcctccctacgccaactgaacactcagctagtgggggagctcgagtccaccaaagaagcgGCTGCTGCTGGAGAGAAAAAGCTTGAGGAGGTGGCGGGCAAACTTTCTGAAGCCGAGGGCCAACTAGcagaagctgcctcctcccttgctggcCTTACCACTGAaagagatgctgcggaggcctcaaagcaaaaactggaggcggagaaggctgatttgatgaac GAAACCTATCACGAGTGGTTGAGAATGATGCGATCAAGGAGTTCAGAAGGATCAACTCCTGGTATCTCTCCCATTGATGCAAAAATAAAGCTTCAATGTTGGAAAGATGTTGTTGGAGGGAAGAGTAGAGGTAGAGTTTATGACACTAGGGATTGGGCTGCTAACTTCTGCCATAGTGCCTCATCCCTCACTCAAACCTCTGTATTAGCTTCTAGTATTGATCATGATAATTAA
- the LOC137819500 gene encoding 2-oxoglutarate-dependent dioxygenase 19-like has translation MAEISSFASQIQSSEPIFSNANFSELAVIEHLHHADLYSACDDEIPTIDYSLLFSDSPNQQLHALQCLRHACLEYGFFYLVNHSIPDGVFDNILNGVSDFFDQTTLNERRIYSKRSPSDRIRWELNSSTGENREYLKVVAHPQSHFPSNPSGFSKILEEYGKEMRRIVIELARAVSKSLGFEEHFVEKALELKSGFDVLAMNLYPPNAKSKGAVGLPQHTDPGFIITLVQDVNGGLQILSHKGNWINAYIPHHAILIQLGDQLEILTNGMYKSHIHRVIVDNNKVQRISVVGLHGPSLDRLINPNAKFVDEKHLKKYREMTFKEFLEVNGDDEVDVQSSLEQARLL, from the exons ATGGCTGAAATAAGTTCCTTTGCATCCCAAATTCAGTCTTCTGAACCTATTTTCTCCAATGCTAATTTCTCAGAGCTTGCAGTGATAGAACATCTTCATCATGCTGATCTTTACTCAGCCTGTGATGATGAAATACCCACTATTGATtactctcttctcttctctgaTAGCCCTAATCAGCAACTGCATGCCCTTCAATGCCTCCGTCATGCTTGCCTAGAATATGGCTTCTTCTAT TTGGTAAACCATAGCATCCCAGATGGAGTATTTGACAATATATTAAATGGAGTTTCTGATTTCTTTGATCAAACAACATTGAATGAGAGAAGGATCTACAGCAAAAGAAGTCCATCGGATAGAATCAGATGGGAACTAAACTCCTCCACTGGGGAAAACAGGGAATATCTGAAGGTTGTTGCGCATCCTCAATCTCATTTTCCTTCCAACCCATCTGGTTTCAG CAAAATTTTAGAAGAATATGGCAAAGAAATGAGAAGGATAGTAATTGAATTGGCGAGGGCAGTGTCTAAAAGCTTAGGGTTTGAAGAACACTTTGTAGAGAAGGCATTGGAATTGAAGTCAGGGTTTGATGTACTGGCCATGAACCTTTATCCACCCAATGCCAAATCCAAGGGAGCTGTTGGCTTGCCTCAACACACTGACCCTGGCTTTATAATTACACTTGTTCAAGATGTAAATGGTGGTCTCCAAATTCTTTCCCACAAAGGAAACTGGATTAATGCCTATATTCCTCATCATGCCATCCTCATCCAGCTTGGTGATCAACTTGAG ATCTTAACCAATGGGATGTATAAGAGTCACATCCATCGAGTTATTGTTGACAACAATAAGGTGCAAAGGATATCTGTGGTTGGCCTTCATGGACCTTCACTGGACAGATTGATCAACCCTAACGCAAAGTTTGTTGATGAAAAACATCTAAAGAAATATCGTGAGATGACGTTTAAAGAATTCTTGGAAGTGAACGGGGATGATGAGGTTGATGTGCAATCATCACTTGAGCAAGCAAGATTATTGTGA